In the Paenibacillus sp. FSL H7-0357 genome, one interval contains:
- a CDS encoding LysR family transcriptional regulator encodes MNIENIEAFVYINHYGSFNKAAEVLYISQPTVTARIQSLERELDCRVFDRLGKQINLTDKGKQFLPYAQQILQVYQTGKHQIQSKGHIPNELRIGSTVSVSNYLMPHLLLHLKRRYPHITIKLTTASTEVLISKLKSKELDLAFIRKVVNPAIQAFPFCEDPISLYVHKGHRLAKGGRASIQDIRQETLVFFECGSLDWMRLHRVFESMEQPPNIEYQVDNLETAKKLVLKQAGICFLPALSVQEEVAAGTLIRVDIAETEGISLRTSLISLNGENAEFIETLLELSIGKAGDRLLV; translated from the coding sequence GTGAACATTGAAAATATTGAGGCCTTTGTGTACATCAACCATTATGGAAGCTTCAATAAAGCGGCCGAAGTCCTGTATATCTCGCAGCCGACAGTTACCGCCCGCATACAATCGCTCGAACGAGAGCTGGATTGCCGGGTATTTGACCGGCTGGGCAAGCAGATTAATCTCACCGATAAAGGCAAGCAGTTCCTCCCCTATGCCCAGCAGATTCTCCAGGTCTATCAAACCGGCAAGCATCAAATACAATCGAAAGGACATATTCCGAATGAGCTGAGAATCGGCAGCACTGTCTCGGTGTCCAATTATTTGATGCCCCATCTGCTGCTTCATCTGAAGCGCAGGTATCCGCATATCACGATCAAGCTGACGACAGCGTCTACGGAAGTGCTGATCAGCAAGCTGAAGTCGAAGGAGCTCGATCTGGCTTTTATCCGTAAAGTCGTAAATCCGGCGATTCAGGCTTTTCCATTCTGCGAGGATCCTATTTCGCTCTATGTGCACAAGGGGCATCGCCTGGCCAAGGGAGGCCGTGCCTCAATACAGGATATCCGTCAGGAGACGCTGGTTTTCTTTGAATGCGGCTCTTTGGACTGGATGCGGCTGCACCGTGTATTTGAGAGTATGGAGCAGCCGCCGAATATTGAATATCAGGTGGATAACCTGGAGACGGCCAAGAAGCTGGTGCTGAAACAAGCGGGGATTTGCTTTCTACCGGCACTCAGTGTGCAGGAGGAAGTGGCGGCAGGGACGCTGATCCGGGTAGATATCGCGGAGACGGAAGGGATTTCGCTGCGGACCAGCCTGATTTCCCTGAACGGGGAAAATGCGGAGTTTATCGAAACCCTGCTGGAACTTAGCATAGGTAAAGCCGGCGATCGACTTCTTGTATAG
- a CDS encoding GNAT family N-acetyltransferase codes for MGEVYRLAEQKDAEQLLDITYRAYQLIRELGLHWPAANADLAMIEDNISINECYVLEVSGTIIATITLSKEEEVKKFSPLPFIKWFAVSPEYSNKGYGGKLLDWVEEHIILGQLGSPEVTLATAKKHPWLVEMYERRGYERFLELDPQNGDGIMYLLKKTLINKPHFIQRG; via the coding sequence ATGGGTGAAGTATACCGGCTGGCAGAACAGAAGGATGCGGAGCAATTACTGGATATTACATATCGTGCCTATCAGCTGATTCGTGAACTGGGGCTGCATTGGCCGGCGGCAAACGCCGATCTGGCGATGATTGAAGACAATATTTCAATCAATGAGTGTTATGTGCTTGAGGTCAGCGGAACGATTATTGCGACAATCACTTTGTCAAAAGAAGAAGAGGTCAAGAAGTTCAGCCCGCTGCCTTTTATCAAATGGTTCGCCGTGAGTCCGGAATACAGCAACAAGGGCTACGGCGGAAAGCTGCTGGATTGGGTAGAGGAGCATATTATTCTCGGACAATTGGGCTCGCCTGAAGTCACTCTGGCAACGGCGAAAAAACATCCGTGGCTGGTTGAGATGTATGAGCGGCGGGGTTATGAACGGTTCCTGGAGCTTGACCCGCAAAATGGCGACGGCATCATGTATCTGCTGAAAAAGACACTTATAAACAAACCACATTTCATTCAAAGGGGATAG
- a CDS encoding transporter substrate-binding domain-containing protein, with translation MKKSISLVFASILTLAIAGCGNNSNSAGGGNTDSSKSGNVAETAAPANAQGGNASAEPAKVTKIIVGTGTGFPKVCYIDENGKLTGFDVELIKEIDNRLPEYEFELQTMDFSNLLLSLETKKIDLVAHVMEKNPERELKYSFNKEAYAHWRNRIVVAKDNESIHSLDDLKGKKVLTGATSAQAQILENYNKEHDNAINIVYQNGTANDTAAQISSGRVDATLAADFVLPIIDPQSKLKATGDELSSADILYVLRKDDADSQKLSDAIDGAIKELKTDGTLGKLSTEWLGADVTANSVQ, from the coding sequence ATGAAGAAGTCAATCTCACTGGTATTTGCATCAATACTCACGCTGGCGATTGCCGGCTGCGGAAATAACAGCAACAGTGCAGGCGGTGGCAACACGGACAGCAGCAAGAGCGGGAATGTGGCAGAAACAGCAGCACCTGCTAATGCGCAAGGGGGTAATGCTTCGGCAGAGCCGGCTAAGGTAACGAAGATCATCGTGGGCACAGGCACAGGTTTTCCAAAAGTCTGCTACATCGACGAGAACGGCAAGCTGACCGGGTTTGATGTGGAGCTGATTAAAGAAATTGACAATCGCCTGCCGGAATATGAATTCGAACTGCAGACGATGGATTTCAGCAACCTGCTGCTGAGTCTGGAAACCAAAAAAATCGACCTGGTCGCCCATGTTATGGAAAAAAATCCGGAGCGGGAGCTGAAGTATTCTTTTAACAAAGAAGCTTACGCCCACTGGAGAAACCGCATTGTGGTGGCTAAGGACAATGAGTCGATCCATTCGCTGGATGATCTGAAAGGCAAAAAGGTGCTGACGGGTGCAACCAGTGCACAGGCGCAAATTCTTGAGAACTACAATAAAGAGCATGACAATGCGATTAATATTGTGTACCAAAACGGTACGGCTAACGATACAGCTGCCCAGATCAGCTCCGGCCGTGTAGACGCCACGCTGGCTGCCGATTTTGTACTGCCGATCATTGATCCGCAGAGCAAGCTGAAGGCAACGGGCGACGAGCTGTCGTCGGCAGACATTCTCTATGTGCTGCGCAAGGATGATGCTGATTCGCAGAAGCTGTCGGATGCGATTGACGGTGCGATCAAGGAGCTTAAGACAGACGGTACACTGGGCAAGCTGAGCACGGAATGGCTGGGTGCGGATGTTACAGCGAATTCGGTTCAATGA
- a CDS encoding amino acid ABC transporter permease, translating into MGEPFDISYVFSFLPKLLGTLNTTLLIVACSLLAGIIVGFLVALPRLYKVPVLKTCSEIYISFFRGTPILIQLFLFYYGLPEILKLVHVDMTRTPVLVFVILTYGLHTGAYMSEMIRASVMAVDKGQVEAAYATGMTGFQAFTRIVLPQALGIAIPVFSNLVIALLKDTSLAFTLGVMEMTGKAQTLGSLTQHFIETYIALALIYLVISYTIEKLLLVAEHRLLRHEKRSTPEKKSFRVHKNWSYRRIIAEMGSGKGGAG; encoded by the coding sequence ATGGGCGAACCATTTGATATCAGCTATGTATTTTCATTTTTGCCTAAGCTGCTGGGGACGTTAAACACCACACTGCTGATTGTCGCCTGCTCGCTGCTGGCAGGAATTATAGTCGGTTTTCTCGTAGCTCTGCCCCGCCTGTACAAAGTGCCGGTGTTGAAAACCTGCTCCGAAATCTATATTTCTTTTTTCCGGGGAACGCCGATTCTGATCCAGCTCTTCCTGTTCTATTACGGGCTGCCTGAAATTCTAAAACTGGTTCATGTGGATATGACCCGGACGCCGGTGCTTGTCTTTGTGATTCTAACCTACGGCCTGCACACGGGGGCATACATGTCCGAAATGATCCGGGCTTCTGTGATGGCGGTGGATAAGGGGCAGGTGGAGGCTGCCTATGCTACGGGAATGACAGGGTTCCAGGCTTTTACGCGGATCGTATTGCCGCAGGCGCTTGGCATCGCGATTCCGGTATTCTCCAATCTGGTGATTGCGCTGCTGAAAGATACATCGCTGGCCTTCACGCTCGGTGTGATGGAAATGACGGGCAAAGCACAGACGCTTGGCAGCTTGACACAGCATTTTATCGAAACCTACATTGCCCTTGCCCTGATCTATCTGGTCATCAGCTATACGATTGAGAAGCTGCTGCTTGTGGCGGAGCACCGGCTGCTGCGGCATGAGAAGCGGAGCACCCCTGAGAAAAAATCGTTTAGAGTCCACAAAAATTGGTCCTACCGGCGCATTATTGCGGAAATGGGATCGGGTAAAGGAGGCGCAGGATAA
- a CDS encoding amino acid ABC transporter permease, with amino-acid sequence MKLDPSFIWTAFLQILSAIPTTLYITVVSVSVGFLIGICVALIRIYRVPVLYPLAVGYVTFIRGTPMLTHLLLIYFGLPVLIDGLAAHFGWGFRSVSVPMIGFAYISFSITAGAYMSEVVRSGLLAVDRGQLEAAHSIGMTTPQALRRIVFPQALAASLPNLSNSVIGMLHGSTLAFTVSVVDINAKAQIVASTNWKFFEAYLAAALIFWGLTFLIERLTSLIEKRINLYNRGGVA; translated from the coding sequence ATGAAACTGGATCCATCATTTATCTGGACGGCGTTCCTGCAAATCTTGAGCGCTATTCCTACCACCTTATATATAACAGTTGTCTCCGTGTCAGTGGGCTTTCTTATCGGCATTTGTGTCGCATTGATCCGGATTTACAGAGTGCCTGTCCTGTATCCGCTGGCGGTCGGGTATGTCACCTTTATCCGGGGTACTCCGATGCTGACGCATCTGCTGCTGATTTATTTCGGACTTCCTGTCCTTATTGACGGACTGGCCGCCCACTTTGGCTGGGGGTTCAGGTCGGTGTCGGTTCCGATGATCGGTTTTGCCTATATTTCGTTCTCAATTACAGCTGGTGCTTATATGTCCGAGGTCGTCCGTTCCGGTCTGCTTGCCGTGGACCGGGGCCAGCTGGAAGCTGCACATTCCATAGGCATGACCACCCCTCAGGCCTTGCGGCGGATTGTCTTTCCCCAGGCGCTGGCGGCAAGTCTGCCCAATCTGTCCAATTCCGTTATTGGTATGCTGCATGGGTCAACGCTTGCTTTTACCGTATCCGTAGTGGATATCAACGCTAAGGCGCAGATTGTGGCTTCGACGAACTGGAAGTTCTTTGAGGCGTACCTTGCGGCGGCGCTGATCTTCTGGGGGCTTACATTCCTGATCGAGCGGCTGACGTCCCTGATCGAGAAACGGATCAATCTTTACAATCGAGGTGGAGTGGCATGA
- a CDS encoding amino acid ABC transporter ATP-binding protein: MIKLERISKSFGRNQVLNNIDLTVTKGEVVVILGPSGSGKTTLLRCVNYLEKPSDGEIAIGDFKVNCRHARKKEIHQLRQKTAMVFQQYNLFRHKTALENVMEGLLIVKKLPKEEAKKRSIALLEKVGLGAKLDAYPSQLSGGQQQRVGIARALALEPEVILFDEPTSALDPELVGEVLAVIRKIAKEGITMIVVTHEMGFARDVANHVVFMDGGVIVEEGTPTQLFNHPREERTKQFLKRITPELNYSI; this comes from the coding sequence ATGATCAAGCTGGAGCGTATTTCGAAGTCGTTTGGCCGGAATCAGGTGCTGAACAATATTGATTTAACCGTCACCAAAGGCGAGGTTGTTGTCATTCTCGGCCCCAGCGGCTCAGGCAAAACTACCCTACTGCGCTGCGTGAACTACCTGGAGAAGCCCAGTGACGGGGAGATTGCCATCGGCGATTTCAAAGTGAACTGCAGGCATGCACGCAAAAAAGAGATTCATCAGCTGCGGCAAAAAACGGCGATGGTCTTCCAGCAGTATAATCTTTTCCGGCATAAAACCGCGCTGGAAAACGTGATGGAAGGGCTGCTTATCGTCAAAAAGCTTCCGAAGGAGGAAGCGAAAAAACGGAGTATCGCTTTGCTGGAGAAGGTGGGGCTTGGAGCCAAGCTGGACGCGTATCCAAGCCAGCTGTCGGGCGGGCAGCAGCAGCGGGTAGGCATTGCCCGCGCCCTGGCGCTGGAGCCGGAAGTGATTCTGTTCGACGAGCCTACGTCGGCGCTGGACCCGGAGCTGGTGGGCGAGGTGCTGGCCGTCATCCGCAAAATTGCCAAGGAAGGCATCACAATGATTGTCGTGACGCATGAAATGGGTTTTGCCCGCGATGTCGCCAATCACGTAGTGTTCATGGATGGCGGTGTGATTGTTGAGGAAGGGACACCGACACAGTTATTCAATCATCCGCGTGAAGAAAGAACGAAGCAGTTCCTGAAGCGGATTACACCGGAACTGAACTATTCCATTTAG
- a CDS encoding LLM class flavin-dependent oxidoreductase: MAITISVLDQSPIYPGETPEEAFLHTIKLAQLSEQLGFRRFWVSEHHDSGQVAGSSPEVLISHLLAKTERIRIGSGGIMLQHYSPYKVAENFNVLASLAPGRVDLGVGRAPGGLPRSTQALQQGSFEPSSLTDKIIELEKYVHNRLEEDHPLAGLKAGPIPGTPPEIYVLGASVASAEIAAGLGLPYVFSLFINGDQAIALEAIETYRNNFETSPGKEPRAIIALSVLAAETEEEAKELAGAHKLIRINLASGKTLTVATREQAEEFTRQSTEDYTIEEREPEITKGTKASVRQQLLALSSASGVDEFIITTNVQPFDKRVRSFELLHEALAEVPAEA, encoded by the coding sequence ATGGCGATTACAATAAGTGTCCTCGACCAAAGTCCAATTTATCCGGGGGAAACGCCGGAAGAAGCCTTCTTGCATACGATTAAGCTGGCGCAATTATCCGAGCAGCTGGGATTCCGCCGTTTCTGGGTTTCGGAGCATCACGACTCCGGGCAGGTAGCGGGTTCATCCCCGGAGGTGTTGATTTCTCATCTGCTCGCCAAGACGGAACGTATCCGGATCGGCTCCGGCGGTATTATGCTTCAGCATTACAGCCCTTATAAGGTAGCGGAGAACTTTAACGTGCTGGCCTCGCTTGCACCGGGGCGGGTGGATCTGGGGGTTGGCCGTGCTCCCGGGGGACTGCCGAGGAGCACACAGGCACTGCAGCAGGGCAGCTTTGAACCCTCCAGCCTGACGGACAAGATTATCGAACTCGAAAAGTATGTACATAACCGGCTGGAGGAAGACCATCCGCTGGCGGGGCTGAAAGCAGGCCCGATTCCAGGGACACCTCCCGAAATTTATGTGCTTGGTGCGAGTGTAGCCAGTGCGGAAATCGCTGCCGGACTGGGGTTGCCGTACGTATTCTCTTTATTCATCAATGGGGATCAGGCGATAGCGTTGGAAGCGATCGAGACTTACCGCAACAACTTCGAGACTTCGCCGGGAAAAGAACCCCGGGCAATTATTGCGCTGTCTGTCCTGGCTGCCGAAACCGAGGAGGAGGCCAAAGAACTAGCCGGAGCGCATAAGCTGATCCGGATTAATCTGGCCAGCGGCAAGACACTGACGGTTGCTACCCGGGAGCAGGCGGAGGAATTTACCCGGCAGAGTACGGAAGATTACACCATAGAAGAGCGGGAGCCGGAAATTACAAAGGGGACAAAAGCCAGCGTGCGGCAACAACTGCTGGCGTTGTCCTCAGCATCAGGCGTCGACGAGTTTATCATCACGACCAATGTGCAGCCCTTCGATAAGCGGGTCCGTTCCTTTGAACTGCTGCATGAAGCACTGGCTGAAGTGCCTGCGGAGGCCTGA
- a CDS encoding amidohydrolase encodes MTSKTVEPSAEAFYEIITGIRRHLHRYPELSNEEYETTKYITALLEQAGVTTLDYGLKTGVVAEIGGLQEGPVIALRADIDALPIQEETGLPYASQHPGKMHACGHDFHTAALIGAAYQLKQREKELKGTVRLLFQPAEEKAKGAQQLIASGVLKDVRAVIGMHNKPDLAVGTIGITSGPLMAAADGFVVEIKGAGSHAAVPEAGVDPIVTASHVVTALQSIVSRNVSALHSAVISVTQLHSGNSWNIIPESAVLEGTIRTFNEQVRGEVLERFSQVATGVAAALGAEAAVRWIEGPPPVVNDAALARLGEQMAEELGYTSVKPVPSPAGEDFAFYQRVVPGLFVFMGTAGSREWHHPSFNLDERALPVGAAFFSNLAVRYLEQFSSEGGAVT; translated from the coding sequence ATGACTAGCAAAACCGTCGAGCCCAGCGCGGAGGCGTTCTATGAAATCATAACCGGGATCCGGCGCCATTTGCACCGTTACCCGGAGCTGTCCAACGAAGAGTATGAAACCACGAAATATATTACTGCCCTGCTGGAGCAGGCCGGAGTAACTACCCTGGATTATGGGCTAAAGACCGGCGTTGTCGCGGAGATCGGCGGACTGCAAGAGGGGCCGGTAATCGCCCTGCGTGCCGATATTGATGCCTTGCCGATTCAGGAGGAAACCGGATTACCCTATGCCTCACAACATCCCGGTAAAATGCACGCCTGCGGACATGATTTTCATACCGCGGCACTGATCGGCGCTGCTTATCAGCTTAAACAACGGGAGAAGGAATTGAAGGGAACCGTACGCCTGCTGTTCCAGCCTGCGGAGGAGAAGGCGAAGGGGGCGCAGCAGCTGATAGCCAGCGGGGTGCTGAAAGATGTCCGTGCAGTGATTGGAATGCACAATAAGCCGGATCTGGCGGTCGGAACCATCGGCATTACAAGCGGCCCGTTGATGGCTGCTGCGGATGGTTTTGTGGTTGAGATTAAAGGAGCAGGATCACATGCTGCTGTGCCGGAGGCCGGAGTCGACCCTATCGTGACAGCTTCACATGTGGTGACTGCACTCCAGTCTATCGTCAGCCGCAATGTCAGCGCATTGCACAGTGCAGTGATCAGTGTGACGCAACTTCACAGCGGGAACTCATGGAATATTATCCCGGAGTCAGCAGTGCTGGAAGGTACGATTCGCACCTTCAATGAACAGGTGCGCGGTGAGGTGCTTGAGCGATTCAGCCAGGTGGCGACCGGTGTAGCCGCTGCTTTAGGAGCAGAAGCGGCTGTTCGCTGGATCGAAGGTCCGCCGCCGGTAGTCAATGATGCCGCGCTTGCACGGCTTGGAGAGCAGATGGCAGAGGAGCTCGGCTACACCTCCGTGAAGCCGGTGCCTTCACCGGCTGGCGAAGATTTCGCCTTTTATCAGCGGGTGGTTCCCGGATTGTTCGTCTTTATGGGCACCGCCGGAAGCCGGGAGTGGCATCATCCTTCCTTCAATCTCGATGAACGTGCACTGCCGGTAGGCGCCGCATTCTTCAGCAATCTGGCTGTACGTTATTTGGAACAGTTCTCCTCGGAGGGAGGTGCAGTGACATAA
- the solA gene encoding N-methyl-L-tryptophan oxidase produces MTKYSVYDVIIVGAGSMGMSAGYHLARRGIKTLLIDAFDPPHTEGSHHGEPRLIRHAYSGDPTYTDLALRAHVLWKEAEQQSGTELLVPSGVLNLADSAVYSFRGRLAEAGKQKVRVEQLDAQEIRRRWPALNLPDSFEAMYEPDAGYLYSERCIAAYRGLALAHGAELLTNTAVLHVTAREGSVTVHTKNGEIHGGAAILSAGAWFGALSPFITLPIKAIRKVVGWFQSAPDFDSGNFPGFTLGTEEGGYYGFPSIGGAGLKIGRHDTGLEWKPGEKLAPFGTEESDEGDLRRVLEAYMPGAAGRLLKGAVCKYEHTPDEDFIIDRHPLHPNVLLASGFSGHGFKFSSVVGEILADLAADGQTRHNIRPFSLARFETPGQSQAGQLLEGI; encoded by the coding sequence ATAACGAAATACTCTGTTTATGACGTGATTATCGTCGGGGCGGGTTCAATGGGCATGAGTGCCGGTTATCATCTCGCCCGGCGGGGGATCAAGACATTGCTGATCGATGCCTTCGATCCGCCGCATACGGAAGGAAGCCATCACGGAGAGCCGCGGTTGATCAGGCATGCCTACAGCGGTGACCCCACCTATACTGACTTGGCCCTGCGTGCCCATGTGCTGTGGAAAGAAGCGGAGCAGCAAAGCGGAACCGAACTGCTTGTGCCTTCGGGAGTCCTGAATCTGGCAGACAGCGCAGTATACTCCTTCCGCGGTCGGCTGGCGGAAGCCGGGAAGCAGAAGGTACGAGTAGAGCAGCTGGATGCACAGGAAATCCGCCGGAGGTGGCCTGCCTTGAACCTCCCGGATTCGTTCGAAGCCATGTATGAGCCGGATGCCGGATATCTCTACAGTGAGAGATGCATCGCCGCTTACCGCGGGCTGGCATTGGCTCATGGTGCAGAGCTGCTGACGAATACAGCAGTACTTCATGTGACTGCGCGCGAAGGAAGTGTCACGGTCCACACGAAGAATGGGGAGATTCATGGAGGGGCGGCCATTCTGAGTGCCGGGGCCTGGTTTGGCGCGCTGTCGCCATTCATCACACTGCCGATTAAGGCGATCCGCAAGGTTGTCGGCTGGTTTCAGAGTGCGCCTGACTTTGACAGCGGAAACTTCCCCGGATTTACATTGGGCACCGAGGAAGGCGGATATTACGGCTTTCCCAGTATTGGCGGAGCCGGCCTGAAGATCGGACGGCATGACACGGGCTTGGAATGGAAGCCGGGTGAGAAGCTGGCTCCTTTCGGCACTGAAGAGAGTGACGAAGGGGATCTCCGCCGTGTGCTGGAGGCGTATATGCCCGGCGCAGCCGGACGGCTGCTGAAGGGGGCGGTCTGCAAATATGAGCATACACCGGATGAGGATTTTATTATCGACCGTCATCCGCTTCATCCGAATGTGCTTCTGGCCAGCGGGTTCTCGGGGCATGGCTTCAAGTTTTCCAGCGTTGTGGGGGAAATCCTGGCTGACTTAGCGGCAGACGGACAAACCCGCCACAATATCCGGCCGTTTTCGTTAGCACGCTTTGAGACACCGGGTCAATCGCAAGCCGGACAACTTTTGGAGGGGATCTAA
- a CDS encoding DinB family protein has translation MGNVQIRDYLNTHQQLVQALEDLTEEQLKWKAGPASWSVTEVLAHLADHSIVVSFRIRDILAGTEVQLPVFNQDAWVSGQYANSGNAGDSLELFRSLLHYNSLLLGRLNPEDWEKSGINFKGETVRITDIVRLFTAHVQTHLGQIERIKQSASAASYIQ, from the coding sequence ATGGGCAATGTGCAAATCAGGGATTATTTGAATACGCATCAGCAGCTGGTTCAGGCACTGGAGGATTTGACGGAGGAGCAATTAAAATGGAAGGCCGGGCCAGCCAGCTGGAGTGTAACCGAGGTGCTGGCTCATCTGGCCGATCACAGCATAGTGGTTTCATTCCGTATCCGCGATATTCTGGCGGGTACCGAAGTGCAGCTGCCGGTCTTTAATCAGGATGCCTGGGTCAGCGGCCAGTATGCCAACAGCGGGAATGCCGGCGACAGCCTGGAGTTGTTCCGCAGCCTGCTTCACTACAACAGCCTACTCCTCGGACGGCTCAACCCGGAAGACTGGGAGAAAAGCGGCATTAACTTCAAAGGGGAAACGGTCAGGATTACGGACATCGTACGTTTGTTTACCGCACATGTACAGACCCACCTTGGCCAGATCGAACGTATCAAGCAGAGTGCTAGCGCAGCTTCTTATATTCAATAA
- a CDS encoding LLM class flavin-dependent oxidoreductase: MTKPRQLKLGALLHGVGGSTSMWRHPEAQPDASVNFELYKKWVQKAEEGKLDLIFIADGLYINEKSIPHFLNRFEPLTILSALAAVSSKIGLVGTLSTSYSEPFTVARQFGSLDVISGGRAGWNVVTSPLEGSALNYSKKEHPDHGKRYRIAAEYLEVARGLWDSWEDDAFVRDKESGVFFDPDKMHTLDHQGEFFSVKGPLNIARSKQGQPVVFQAGSSEVGKNYASKEADAIFTGHDTLEEAQAFYRDVKARIASFGRNPDEVLIFPGIAPIIGDTPEEAEHKYQEVAGLVTIENALNYLGRFFEHHDFSQYPLDEPFPELGDLGRNSFQSGTDKIKKNAKEQGLTLRQVALQSATPRSSFIGTPEQVADQIQHWFESGGADGFMIAAAVPSGLEEFVDRVVPILQERGLFRNEYESDTLRGNLGIPVPENRYSKSTEPAGRI; encoded by the coding sequence ATGACCAAGCCAAGACAACTGAAACTGGGGGCGCTGCTGCACGGGGTAGGAGGAAGCACCTCGATGTGGCGTCATCCTGAAGCCCAGCCGGATGCGAGTGTGAACTTTGAGCTATACAAGAAGTGGGTACAAAAGGCCGAGGAAGGCAAGCTGGACCTGATCTTTATAGCGGACGGTTTATATATTAATGAGAAATCCATTCCCCATTTCCTGAACCGGTTCGAGCCATTGACCATTCTCAGCGCCTTGGCTGCCGTCAGCAGCAAAATAGGCCTGGTAGGCACCTTGTCCACCTCCTACAGTGAGCCCTTTACCGTGGCCCGCCAGTTCGGATCTCTGGATGTGATCAGCGGCGGACGGGCAGGCTGGAATGTTGTAACTTCTCCGCTGGAAGGCTCCGCTCTGAATTACAGCAAGAAAGAGCATCCTGACCATGGCAAACGCTACCGCATCGCCGCAGAGTATTTGGAGGTGGCGCGCGGATTATGGGATTCCTGGGAGGATGACGCGTTTGTACGCGATAAGGAGAGCGGCGTCTTTTTTGATCCGGACAAGATGCACACGCTGGATCATCAAGGAGAATTCTTCTCTGTAAAAGGACCGCTGAATATTGCCCGCTCGAAGCAGGGACAGCCGGTTGTATTCCAGGCAGGTTCTTCAGAGGTCGGAAAGAATTACGCCTCGAAAGAGGCCGATGCCATCTTTACCGGACATGACACGCTGGAGGAAGCGCAGGCATTCTACCGGGATGTGAAGGCCCGGATTGCTTCGTTCGGCCGGAATCCCGATGAGGTGCTGATCTTCCCGGGCATTGCGCCTATCATTGGCGATACCCCGGAGGAAGCGGAGCACAAATACCAGGAGGTTGCCGGCCTCGTGACGATTGAGAACGCGCTGAATTATCTGGGCAGATTCTTTGAGCATCATGATTTCTCGCAGTATCCACTGGATGAGCCGTTTCCGGAGCTTGGCGATTTGGGCCGAAACAGCTTCCAGAGCGGAACGGACAAAATAAAGAAAAATGCCAAAGAGCAAGGCTTGACACTGCGCCAGGTCGCTCTGCAATCTGCTACCCCGCGCAGCAGCTTTATTGGCACACCGGAGCAGGTGGCGGATCAAATCCAGCACTGGTTTGAGTCCGGTGGGGCAGACGGCTTTATGATAGCTGCCGCTGTACCGAGCGGCCTGGAGGAATTCGTGGACCGGGTGGTGCCGATTTTGCAGGAACGGGGACTGTTCCGTAACGAATACGAAAGCGATACACTGCGCGGAAATCTCGGTATACCGGTACCGGAGAACCGTTATTCCAAGTCGACGGAGCCCGCAGGACGAATTTGA
- a CDS encoding PspA/IM30 family protein codes for MSIFQRITTLTKAAIHEGLNKLEDPILLTGQYLRELDDKITGAENKQREFKAAANVLERRISEYQILAERSEADAVKAMSEGNEPAARAAVMAKLRYLESEAECTAGLEETRQTLAALEVSIQSAKAEHERLKAKRTELAARARKAEELARQQAQNSGHPAYPGTRGHVINAGTASRGFERMEDKISEWEALAETSAHLSAEAADSPVNSAVEAELERLRSKKTDSSK; via the coding sequence ATGAGCATATTCCAAAGAATCACCACCCTGACGAAGGCAGCAATTCACGAAGGTCTGAATAAACTGGAGGATCCGATTCTGCTAACTGGACAATATTTGCGGGAACTCGATGATAAAATTACAGGCGCTGAAAATAAACAACGCGAATTCAAGGCAGCTGCCAATGTGCTGGAGCGTCGCATCTCCGAATATCAAATCCTTGCGGAACGCAGTGAAGCGGATGCGGTCAAAGCAATGAGCGAAGGAAATGAGCCTGCAGCCAGAGCCGCTGTAATGGCTAAGCTGCGCTACCTGGAAAGCGAAGCAGAATGCACGGCAGGTCTGGAAGAAACCCGGCAGACTCTGGCTGCCCTGGAAGTCAGCATCCAAAGTGCCAAAGCAGAGCATGAGCGCCTGAAAGCCAAAAGAACCGAGCTGGCTGCCCGTGCGCGTAAAGCGGAGGAACTGGCGAGACAGCAGGCTCAGAACAGCGGTCACCCTGCTTATCCCGGAACCCGGGGCCATGTTATCAACGCCGGTACAGCATCACGCGGTTTCGAACGGATGGAAGACAAAATCAGCGAGTGGGAAGCACTTGCGGAAACCTCCGCACACCTATCTGCTGAAGCAGCAGATTCCCCGGTTAACAGTGCAGTAGAAGCCGAGCTGGAACGGCTCCGCAGCAAAAAAACGGACAGCAGCAAGTAA